GACCAAACAATGCAAATAAAAATGGAAACATACGGTTTAAATGAGTACTATAACTATTTCTCACCTGGTTCTCAAACAGCATTAGATTCTTCAATTATTCGTGCTTATGACCGCGGAGAAGCTTGGGTTGGATACTACTGGGATCCTACTTGGGTAACAGGCATGTACGACCTTGTTTTACTTGAAGAGGATGAGTACGATGAAGAGCAATTCAATGAAGATTATTCTACAGCTTTCCCTTCCAATACAGTAACTGTCATTGTTAATGAAGGTATGGAAGAAAAAGCTCCAGAAATCGTTGAATTCTTAAGTAACTATGAAACTAGTTCTGACCTTACTTCTGAAGGTTTAAGTTATATGGAAGAAAATGATGCAGACCAACACGAAGCTGCTCGCTGGTTCCTTGAAGAACATCAAGACCTATGGATTGATTGGGTGCCAGAAGATGTTGCAGAACGTGTTTTAGATGCACTGAAATAACAGTAAAATTCTGTAATACTTCGTCTATGATTGGTTAAGGGATGGGTTGGTTATTGCAATAATCAACCCTCCTTTTCCTTATCAGATCACACCATGAAAATAAGGAAGCGAGGTGAATCTGGTTACCATAAACATATATAAGTAACCAGAGAAAAATGTTTGAATTTCCCGAAACGTTAAGATTAGATTTAGGGATTTATGTTGACCACTTTATCAACTGGATCACCGATACATTCGCCGGATTTTTTGACGGCTTAGGATCCGTCATTTTGTGGTTTATGCTTGGAATGGAAAATATACTCGTTTGGATTCCATGGTTTATTATTATCGCTTTTGTCATTTTTATATCATGGAGAATTCTAAATCCGATGACCGGAATTATCTTTGGTCTATTATTAATGCTTATTGGAAGCTTTGGTTATTGGGAATTGATGATGTCAACATTAGCGATCGTATTAACAGCTGTTGTCATTTCGTTAATCTTTGGTGTACCAGTAGGTATTTGGATGGCCTATAACGATACAGTTGAAAGATTCGTTAAGCCAATACTTGACTTAATGCAGACAATGCCAAGTTTTGTTTACTTAATTCCAGCGGTTATGTTATTTAGCTTAGGTCTTGTTCCTGGAGTTTTCGCGACCGTTATTTATGCAATTCCTCCTGTAATTAGGTTGACAAACCTAGCAATACGTAGAGTATCAAAAGACATGATCGAAGCTTCTCATTCTTTCGGTTCTTCTTCATGGCAAACTCTCAAGAAAGTCCAGCTCCCTCAAGCTTTACCGACAATTATGACCGGTATTAACCAGACAACAATGATGGCATTAGCAATGGTCGTTATTGCTTCAATGGTTGGAGCACGAGGACTTGGAATGGAAGTATTAATTGCAATTAACCAATTGGATATTGCGCAAGGGTTTGAAGCGGGTATTTCCATTGTAATTTTAGCAATTATTATTGATAGACTATCTCAAGGCATCGCTGAACGCTATAAATATGCCGAATAATAAGGGAACTTAATAGAAAGTGGGCGTAAACGATGGCAGTAAAAGTAAAGGTTGAACATTTATCGAAAGTTTTTGGTAGTAAGCCTAAAGCTGCTTTAAAGTTAGCCAACAAAGGCCTTACCAGAAATGAAATTCTTGAAAAAACAGGAAACACATTAGGAATATATGACGTATCTTTCGATGTTAACGAAGGTGAAATCTTTGTTATTATGGGACTTTCCGGAAGTGGAAAATCAACACTCATCCGCTGTTTAAATTTATTAAACAAACCTACCGATGGAAAAATCATTGTAGATGACGAAGATATTGTTCAGTTTAATAAAACTAAATTAATGGAATTTAGACAAAAGAAAATTGCAATGGTCTTCCAACATTTCGGGTTATTTACTCACCGAACAGTTTTAGATAATGTTGCTTACGGTTTAGAGGTTAAAGGCATTTCAAAAGAGGAACGTTATGAAAAGGCCAATGAAGTGATACAAACAGTTGGTCTTGCAGGTTGGGAGAATAAACTTCCAAGCGAGTTAAGTGGTGGTATGCAACAGCGTGTAGGTCTTGCAAGAGCACTAACAAACGACCCGGATATTTTATTAATGGATGAACCGTTCAGTGCATTGGACCCACTCATTCGCCGCGATATGCAGATGGAATTGTTAGACATTCAATCACGACTACAAAAAACGATCATCTTTATCACACATGATATTAACGAGGCATTTAAGATCGGTGACCGTGTAGCTGTTATGAAAGATGGTCTCGTTGAACAGATTGGAACACCTGAGGAAATTTTAGACTCTCCACAAAGCGAATATATTCGTGATTTCGTTCAAGATATTGACCGATCAAAAGTATTACAAGCATCAAATATTATGTTTAAGCCTGTAACAGTTTTACAAAAAGAAGGCTTAAAAAATGCAGTTAATGAAATGCGCTCGAATGGGATATCAAGTATCTTTGTTCTCGATTCCAACCGGAAGTTGCAAGGACTGATTACTATTGACGATACGATTCAAGCAATTAAAGATAATAAGAAGATAAGTGATATCTTACGTGATGAATACCATACGATTGACCCTGATGACTATATACAAGATCTTATACCAAAAGCAACAGAGTCCAAATATCCACTCGCTGTTGTTGATGAAAGCGGAAAATTCCAAGGAATTGTTTCCAGAGTTTCTGTTCTCTCCGCATTAGTATAAAAAAGCTGCCAATTGGCAGCTTTTTTGTATGAAGTTTAAAACGTCTCAAAAATTTGAATGATTGCAGGTCCTAACAGAACAATAAATATACAAGGGAAGATAAAAAGCACTAATGGAAAAAGCATTTTAATCGGTGCTTTCATAGCGGCTTCTTCCGCTCGCTGCTTTCTTCTTTCACGAATTTCATTTGATTGTACTCTTAATATTTGTACCATCCCTACACCTAATTGCTCAGCTTGAATGATACTCCCTATCAAAAGTTTCACATCATCAACTTCAAGTCTTTCGCGCACACCAGAAAGAGCTTCTTTTCTTGTTTTCCCTAACCGCATTTCTTCAAGACAGCGTTGAAATTCAGATGAAAGAACGCCTTCTTTTTTCGCAACGACTTTACTTAACGCGGAATCAAATCCTAAACCAGCCTCAATGCTTACCGTCACTAAATCAATGAAATCTGGTAACTCACGAATGGCCTTTTTATTTCGTTCTTCTGTTTTTGACTTTAAATAAAATACGGGAAAATATAAACCCGCAACAAAACTTAGCAAGACGACAAGAACCATCCGTCCACCTGACAGACCTAGTAAAATACTAAGACCTGTCGCTGTTAAAGGGAAAATTAAAAGAAATAGCACTTGGACGAGACGAAACTCAAACGGTGTCATGCCAAATGGCTTTCCAGCTTTCAAAAGCTTTTGCTCAATTTTTTCTTGCTTCTTCTGCTCGACATTTCTTTGGAAACTTCGTTTAAATTGCTTCCAAAATGGTTCAATCATCCGTTTGAAAAATGATTGCTTAGTTTCATCATCACGGCCAATGGTGTTATTGGTACCTTGTATAAGCTCTCCTTCTCCAGTGAGAAGCGAAATCCTCTTGGAAATAGCTTTCTGGCGTTCCTTCCGCCAGCTCCACAAACCGACAAGGAGTAAAACAACCGTTATTACATATAACAATATCAACATTATTTACACCTCAATCGTTGTAACTTTGCGAATAAAGATCAGTCCTAGAATCGAAGAAACAGTCGCAATAACTAATAGCATTAAACCGATAGGATGTGTGAAAAGAACTAACATGTATTCAGGATTTACAACAAATAAAATTGCGCCAAGTATAACTGGCAATAGACCGACAACTAAACCAGACATCTTTCCTTGGGCTGTCAACGTACGAATTTGCCCTTGGATTTTAATTCGATCACGAATGGTTTCCACTATTTTTTCTAATACAATCGCTAAATTTCCACCAACTTGACGCTGAATGACAATTGCTTGAATCATTAAATCTAAATCTTCACTAGGCATTCGTTCTTTCAAACGCCCTAGAGCCTCTTCAAGCGGTGTGCCATATTGCATCTCTTTTATAACAACGGCAATTTCTTCTTTCATAGGTGATGGTGACTCTTCCATAACCGTCTTTAATGCTTGCGGGAAACTAAATCCAGCTCGTAATGCACTAACAATTGTTGATATCATTTCTGGTAAATGATCATTAAATTTTCTCATTCGATCTTTCTTGCGCATATTTAAAACGAGCTCTGGGATCGCATAACCGACCGCCGCTCCAATTGGCAAAATGATAAAATGATCAACAATTAAATAAAGAATCCCTCCACCAAGTGCAATCGAAATCCATTGAAACATAACAAACTCCTCAGGCGTAAGTGGTAATCCGGCCTGGTGAAGTCTCATTTCTATTTGCGTACTTTTGTCCTTTTTCTTTAACCTTTTACGAATTCGCTCTTTCGTTAAGCTAAATTCTAAGCTAAGCTGAAAGGTTTTCTTCTCTTTAATATTTTCCTCAGGTGCTCCGCCTTGTAAATATTGTTCAACCCTACGTTTAACTTGTGTATCTTTGTAAAATAGTTTTTGTAAGAGTGCTAAAAAAAATAGAGAGGTTGTAAAGAGAACCATGATCCATATTAACCAATCCATTCCCTTCACTCCTCTCTTTCTAAGAATACATTTGGTGGGATATGAATCCCGGACGTTTCAAGCTGTTCATAAAACTTTGGACGAACGCCCGTTGGAACGAGTTTACCTTTTACTTTTCCAAACTCGTCAATACCTTTTTGTTCAAATGTAAAAATATCTTGTAAAACGATGACATCGCCTTCTAATCCTTGGACCTCTGTAACCTTTACAATTTTTCGCGAGCCATCTTTTAAACGTGTCTGTTGAATAATGACATCAATCGCTCCAGCAATTTGCTCACGAATTGCCTTTACTGGGAGGTCAACCCCAGCTAGAAGAACCATCGTTTCAAGCCTTGAGAGCATATCTCGTGGGCTGTTTGAGTGGCCTGTTGCAAGTGATCCGTCATGTCCTGTATTCATCGCTTGCAGCATATCTAAAGCTTCAGCTCCACGTACCTCGCCAATAACAATACGATCAGGGCGCATACGAAGTGAGTTCCGAACAAGGTCACGGATCGTAATTGCTCCGCTCCCTTCAATATTTGGCGGGCGTGATTCCAATGTCACAACATGGTCTTGCCCAAGTTGAATTTCTGCGGCATCTTCAATTGTTACAATCCGTTCATCGTTAGGTATAAAACTGGATAACACATTTAATGTCGTTGTCTTCCCTGAACCTGTCCCGCCACTAACAAACATGTTCAGCCTTGCCTTAACACACGCATCAAGAAACGTTGCCATCTCTTCTGATAATGTACCGAAGGAAACTAAATCGTTAATTGTAAACGGATCTTTTGCAAATTTTCGAATCGTAATCGTTGGACCATTTAGCGCAAGTGGTGGAATAATGGCATTTACACGAGAGCCGTCTGGTAGTCGTGCATCTACCATTGGACTGCTCTCATCAATTCTTCTTCCAATTGGCGCAACGATTCGTTCAATCACATGAAGAACATGCTCATTATCACGGAATTTAATATCCGTCAGGACGAGCTTTCCTTTTCGCTCGCAATACACCTGATTTGGTCCATTTACCATTACTTCTGATACATCATCGTCCATTAATAATGGATTAATTGGACCAAACCCCGTTAAATCATTGATAAGTTCCTCTACTACTTTTTTACGATCGACATGTTTTTTTAGGCTATCATTCTCTTTAATAAGTTCTACAGCTATCTCATCAATCTTTGGAACAATCTCTTCTACATCATTAACCTTTTTCATTTCTTGTAAGATTTGTTTATGAATTAAACTTTTTAATTCATCGTGCTTCTTATTTTTTGTTGGCTGTGTTTGGATTGCTTTCGGTAATTCTACATTTGGTTTCGGATCTTTTTTTTCTTCCGTTTCCTTTATATCTTTTGCTATTGGCTGTTTTTCAACGTTGTCATTTTCCTTTTCCTTTATAGGAGAGGACTTAGCCGGAGTCTCTGTAGATTTTGGATTTTGTTTATTTTGTAAACGATTTAACAAACTCATCTTGCTCGCCCTCCCTTATTTTTTCTTTGGAAAGACTTTTCCGAATAAAGATTTTTTTTGGATTGGTCTATCTGTTTCACGATTTGATATTATATTCTCTGCCATTTTAAAAATACTCTTCGAAAGATCCGATTTACTTCGGCTAGATACAACTGGTATGCCTAAGTTTAATGATTGGGCAGCAATTTGAAAGTTGTTAGGCATATATTCTACTCGTATTACATTCATCATATTTGGTACTTCTTCTGGCTTTAATAAACTCTCCATATTGTACCGGTTCATCACAAGTCTCACTTTTTCTTTCATCTCAAGTTGTTCAAGGGTTCCGATCATCAGTTTCGTGTTTTTTAACGCAGTCATTTCTAAACTTGTTACAACTAATAATTCATCAGATATATCCATCAAATCGACGGTCTCACTTTTTAATCCATGACCTGCATCAATAACGATAAAATCAAACGCTTGTCTTAGTACGTTAACGATACTGATGAGGTGATCACTAGTAATGAGCTCTGCAAACTCTGGACTCTCAGGTGCTGGAAGCACTTGTACTCCTGATGAATGATCCGTTAAATAACTAGTGACACTTCCTTCATCAAGGCTTCCTGATTCATCAATTAAGTCTTTTATCGTAAATGATGGCTTTAAGTCCATTGCCAAACTGACGTCACCAAACTGTAAATCACCATCAATCAAACATATATTTAAATTTTTCTTTTTTAGAGCTAATGCAAGGTTTACCGAAAGGAGGGTTTGTCCGATGCCTCCTTTAGCACTGCAAACGGTGATCACTTTCCCTTGATTCACTCTAATGGAGCTTTCTTTTTCAGCCATGTAGAGTGACCTCCTTTACCGTAAATGTTCACTCTTCTTCATTTTCTGTAGTTTCTGCAATATCATCCGTAAGATCTTCTACATTTTCAGTCCGCAGCCTGGACCGCAGAGTCATATGAATGCTTCCAGTTTCAAATGCATGTACTGCAGTTATCGTATCTTCAGGTGCTAGTTCTAATGTAATCGAACTATATTCCACATAAGGCTCTCCTTCAGACACTTCAACCATTTTTCTCCCTACAGCTAAAACACGTACATTGGAAAGAATGATTTCAGTTTCAATTTCAGCGTCTTCTCCTGTTGGAGCTGTGTATATTACATCGACATAGTCTTCAGGCTCAATTAAATTTGAGACAGATTTAACAAAATCGACACCTAGAGCAACTGCTCGGAAGCCCTCTTGGACTTTACGAGAAACGAACTCCGTTTCATCCCTTTCTGACCTTAACCGATGAGAAAGTATGATTTCTCCTTGATCAATAAAGGTCGTTGCAAACTTGCCTTCCACTTCACCAATTTGTCTATAAGCTGCTGGGTGCACTTGATCTTCCGGCACTTCACGTATTTCAATCATTTCTCTCGTAATGGTTTGGTTTAATTCAATCGTTTCAGTTGCAGCGACAACTTCTACTTTTTGAACCTCTACCTCTTCAGTTTTTGTACCCTCTTGCAAGTTTAAGAAAAAAAGAAGAGTGGTTATCACTCCCATGACAGCTGCCAAAAGGAATATTGTTCTTGATCTCATGTTTTTCACCTACTCTGTTAATCTAACAACAAATGCTCCACGTTCTTTAGCAAGTTCGCTTTCGAAGCCTGTTCCTGTTCGTTCAATAAACACGCCACGAACGACCGTATCATTACGTGACATCGGTTCTGAAATATAGAAATAAGCAAAGCCCGTTACCTTTACTTGCTTGAGCTGATTTTGGTCATGGTTATAAGGCTTATAAACCGGCACTAATAAAATACGTCTGCAGTCTCGTTGATTCATATCACTGCATGAGTTAACAAGCTCATTTACAGCCTCTCTCGTCGGGCCAGCAATATTTCCTGTTTGTGTATTTAAAACATCACCGACAGATATTGCCTCTTGATAGCCATATAATAAGTTATCCTTATACGTCCGTGCACCTGGTCCCTCAAGCGCGAGAACCCCAAAATTACCAGTGTCAACTTCTGTTTCGTCAACTCTTAATTTATACTCAACGCCATATTCTAATTCAACCGATTCTTCTATTCCTAAAGGTGCAGCACCGACTGCATTTCCCATTACTCCTACTCTCGCTATAGCTGATGCCTGTACGTTTACCTCTTCCACACCAAATAATGATGCAAACGTTAATGGAACTGGTTTTTCAAGTCGAATGGAAAGACGGTCTCCCATGGCTACATGAAGATCATAAAAAGAGTCTGTTTCACCATGTGAACGAAGAATGTCATCAACGACAGACTTCGCCTTTTTATCATTAGGAGCCATTAATTCTTGAGCACCAGAAAGGACTGCAGCATTGGCAGTCTTTTGTAAGTGAGTTTGTTGCATATAAAGCATCCCCCCATCAATGACAAGACCTGTTATACCGACAAGGCCGGTAAATACCATTGATGCGAGGACCAGTGCATGACCATCTTCTTTTTTATATAAGAATTTTTTTAAAAATCCCATTAATAATTGCATGTTATATCCCTCATTCAACCCGAATTGTCGATTCAGCCTTTAAGTGAATGGGCTCTGAAAACAAAATGTTCACAAAAGGGGTAAACGGTTCAACTGGATATTGCAAAGTTACCGTCACATAATCTCCTGACCTACGAAGTTCTTGTGACGGTGAAACGCTCACTGTTAATTGAGAGCTGTTGCCTGCATGATAATTGTTTTTAGCAAATTGAATAATATCTGCATCTGCTCTACCGAATCCCCCTAATCTGACGGTCTCTTGTGCTGTAAAGTGCAAAGTGCTATACGAATAAAGCATACGGCCAATATCGAATATTCCGACAATCAGAATAAGCAAAATCGGGACAATTAGAGCCATTTCAACAAGTGATTGCCCTTTTTCGTTACGAAGCATTATAGCATCACCCCATCAGACAAAAATGCTACAAACGCACCAGCAACAATTGCCACACCATAAGGATATGTCTTCTTCATCGCTTCTTGATCAATAAAGGAAAATTTCATTCCATATTTCATGCCACACAACGAGTAAAAAGCTGACTTCAATCTTCCTAATAACCCTTTTCTAAATAGAAGTACGCCAAGCGCAATCAAGCCACCAAAAACAGCCATATATATTGCTGTAGTAAAAACAAATGCCGCTCCTTTTACTGCACCGATCACTGCTAATAGCTTGACATCTCCAGCTCCCATGCCGCCCATCAAATATGGAATGAGTAGGATCAAGAGTCCAACCAAAAATCCAAGTAGACTGCTTAACAATCCTTCCCATCCAAAGAATAAAGCATTTAGGAGGAAAGCCGCAACAAGTGCTGGATAAAGGACTTTATTATAAATTTTTCTGCTTTTAATATCGGTAATAATACAAATGATAAGAACAACCACTAATAAACTGTTTAATAAAGTCATTCACACTCTCCTCCATTTTCTATCTTTTATGATTAAACTCCGCTTGTGTCTCCGCCAATTCTTTCTGTTACATCTTTGAAAATATCCATGATTGTGTTTCCGAAAATCCCTAAGATTGCTACGACTCCTACTGCAATAACTCCTAATACTAACGCGTACTCGGCCATTCCTTGTCCTTCTTCTTCTAAAAATAATCCTTTAATAAACTTTTTCATGTTTTACACGCTCCGCTCTTTTTATTTTTTTATTAAACTCCGCTTGTGTCTCCGCCGATTCTTTCTGTTACGTCTTTGAAGATATCCATGATTGTGTTTCCGAAAATTCCTAAGATCGCTACGACTCCTACTGCAATAACTCCTAATACTAACGCGTATTCCGCCATTCCTTGGCCTTCTTCTTCTAAAAATAATCCTTTAATGAACTTTTTCATGTTTTACACGCTCCGCTCTTTTTATTTTTTGATTAAACTCCGCTTGTGTCTCCGCCGATTCTTTCTGTTACGTCTTTGAAGATATCCATGATTGTGTTTCCGAAAATTCCTAAGATCGCTACGACTCCTACTGCAATAACTCCTAATACTAACGCGTATTCCGCCATTCCTTGCCCTTCTTCTTCTAAAAATAATCCTTTAATGAACTTTTTCATGTTTTACACGCTCCGCTCTTTTTATTTTTTGATTAAACTCCGCTTGTGTCTCCACCGATTCTTTCTGTTACGTCTTTGAAGATATCCATGATTGTGTTTCCGAAAATTCCTAAGATCGCTACGACTCCTACTGCAATAACTCCTAATACTAACGCGTACTCGGCCATTCCTTGTCCTTCTTCTTCTAAAAATAATCCTTTAATAAACTTTTTCATGTTCACACGCTCCTCATATTTTTTATTCATTTATAGATAACACGTCTCCAACTTTCGTTTGCGAGTGAGATACAGTACCAACAGGAAGTTCTACCACTGACCTTGCATATTTATAATGCTTTCCTGCTTTATTAGGCTGTAAGTTCTCATTTATAGCGACAACTTTATTTCCTTCACCTAAATAAATGACATCAATGGCGTAGTTCATAAAAAACGTATGAACGGATCGACAGGGTTTTAAATGGATTGCTTTTCCTGAGCCAAGCTCTTTTGTAAACATTAATCCTTTCAAGCGTTTCAAAAAACTGTAGGCTTGTTTTACATCACTTGCGAGCACATTTTCATTGCTCAGGTTTACAACCTTCACTTTCTTCACCTCCAAAATGAAAATACCCCACCTTTACCGAAAGGTGGGGTATCTGTCATGCAGTTGTACATTCATATAGAATAGGATAGAAATAGATCAAAAACGAACTATTCCCATCATCTTACTCCATATTAAATATACAAAACTGCCCCAAATCTTTCGGTAGCTGGCTGGCATTGCGCTTTCGCACAGAAGCCCCTAAAGCTTTGCGTCACTAGTTTTCACTAGTTTTGCCTTTATCGAGATCGAGAATGGTTATTCACGTATCAGATCTCTTAAACTCATCATAATGGACTAGACAAAAAATAAATATCCATCTGAAGGTCTATCTTTCGACATTTTCATTGTATCTCGATAAACCCCAATCTCCTTTTTGTAGTATAAACGGACTACCAAAACCCAAATTAATGTAAAATAAATGAGTAAAAGTTTAATCCTTCATAAATTTTCCCATAACCGTATGCTATCAAGCCTATTTCATTTAGCTTATTTATGAAGTAATTTTCTGAATATTATTTCTCCAGTGCTAGATAGTTTTCGACAATACTGTTATATGGACTTTTCCACTCCTTATTGCATTAAATAATAGTTCTGATAAATTATTTTAGAAATTGAATCCATTCATTCATAATTGTTGCTAATTGTAGAAAGCTAGAAAAAAGTGGAACATAAAGGGGAATGGAAAACATGCTTCAAACATTATCGGACTCTGCCGTTGTTTTAGGACGAGTCGTCACGATCTTTCCATTATTATTGGCTTTTGCACTTTTTATGGGGAAAAGAGCCATTGGTGAAATACCCGTATTCGATTTTCTCGTTATTATTACAATTGCAAATGTTGTTGGTGCAGACATTGCCGACCCAGAAATTCAACACATCCCTACAGCATTTGCGATTGTAACAACTGCCTTGCTTCAACGACTCGTTGCAAAATTAAAATTATCCAACCGGAAAATAGGTAGATTACTTACATTTGAACCAACCATTATTGTCTATAATGGAAAGATTTTAAGAGAAAACCTAAGAAAGAATCGTTATTCGATTGATAATTTATTACAAATGCTTCGAGAAAAGAATGTATTTGATGTTAATGATGTACATCTAGCGGTCCTAGAAGCAAGTGGTGGTTTAAGTGTATTAAAAAAAGGGGATAAAGAAACCGTCACGAGAGAAGACTTGCAAATCAAGAATAAAAAAATGGATATTGCTTACCCGGTCATTGTGGAAGGAAACATTTATTCGTCCGTACTTAAAGATTTGTCACTTACTGAATCGTGGTTGTTTGAACAGTTGCATGCCCGTGGAATACGAGACCTACAAAAAATCTTTTATGCATCCATTAATTATGAACATGACCTACACATTTCGTTAAAAGACGAAAATCCAAACCAAGCCCCAATTATATATCATTAATTCACCCAAATAATTCCAGTTGCCAGGCACATGGAATTATTTGGGTGTTCATTAGAGCGCTAAATTTGTGATGAAATATATCATTTCTGACTATCACTAAAAGACTTTTATTAATTCGTCTTTTATATGCAACTTCATCTTCTTTTAACTCTTCACCAAAAATTTTCACTGATCCTCTATAATTTTGGATTAGCTCAGCATAATCTTTACTGTCATACTTTCCCCTGCTCGATTCAGCCCAATATAACCAAAAATTTCCCTTCCTCTACTTCAAGGTCTATATCATTTAAGATCATTTTACTTCCAAAACGTTTTGTTAACCCTTTTATCGAAATAATAGGATTTTTATGATGTTCGATTATAACCACCCCCTTTTCCCATCCATATTTTAACATAATTGAATTAATTTCATAACTCAAAATATTATGCGAAATTCCGTATGATGAGTGTGAACTTCACTTCAGAGGGACGCTTTCCCGAGGGCTTGTCTTCAGCTAACTTAGGCTCAACAATCTTCGCCTAAGTGGATCTTCAGCTCCTTGCTCTTGCGGTTACTCGTCGCTGATCCTCCGAGAGTCGCCGTCTTTTGTTACGTTCACTTCCAAATAAAACGTACATTTAATGAAATATTTATAATATCATTCGTTTCACTGCGCAAAAAATGAAATGATGGAAATTGATTCAATTAAGTGAAGTGGAACGTATTAACTGCTCAAAAATCTAGTCTCGTTTGTTTTATCAGCCATTTCGTGAAAGAATATGGATAAGCTTTAAGAAAAGGATGAATGGAATATGAATGAAATTCGAATAAAAATTAAACAACGACATGCAAATAAATATAAGTCAGGTTACCCGTTACTTTTCAAGGAAGCAATAACAAACCTTGATTCGCTGAAAAGTGAAGGCTCCTTACTTTACTTTGAGGATGAAAAAGGTTCGTTTCTCGGCCGCGGTTATTACGGAAGACAAAATAAGGGGTACGGCTGGGTACTTACACAAAAGCCAAATGAGAAGATTGACCAAATGTTTTTTGAAAAAAAACTAGCTAAAGCTCTCGCAAAACGCGCTTCCTTTTATGAAGATCCTAACACGACTGCTTTTCGCTTGTTCAACGGAGAAGGAGATGGAATTGGTGGACTGACAATTGATTACTTCGATGGTTATCTCCTTTTCAACTGGTATAGTGAAGGAATGTATACATTTAAAGATACGATCATCGAAGCTATACATTCAGTAAGTGATTTTAAAGGAATTTATGAAAAAAAG
The Bacillus shivajii DNA segment above includes these coding regions:
- a CDS encoding pilus assembly protein TadG-related protein gives rise to the protein MQLLMGFLKKFLYKKEDGHALVLASMVFTGLVGITGLVIDGGMLYMQQTHLQKTANAAVLSGAQELMAPNDKKAKSVVDDILRSHGETDSFYDLHVAMGDRLSIRLEKPVPLTFASLFGVEEVNVQASAIARVGVMGNAVGAAPLGIEESVELEYGVEYKLRVDETEVDTGNFGVLALEGPGARTYKDNLLYGYQEAISVGDVLNTQTGNIAGPTREAVNELVNSCSDMNQRDCRRILLVPVYKPYNHDQNQLKQVKVTGFAYFYISEPMSRNDTVVRGVFIERTGTGFESELAKERGAFVVRLTE
- a CDS encoding TadE/TadG family type IV pilus assembly protein; the encoded protein is MLRNEKGQSLVEMALIVPILLILIVGIFDIGRMLYSYSTLHFTAQETVRLGGFGRADADIIQFAKNNYHAGNSSQLTVSVSPSQELRRSGDYVTVTLQYPVEPFTPFVNILFSEPIHLKAESTIRVE
- a CDS encoding A24 family peptidase; protein product: MTLLNSLLVVVLIICIITDIKSRKIYNKVLYPALVAAFLLNALFFGWEGLLSSLLGFLVGLLILLIPYLMGGMGAGDVKLLAVIGAVKGAAFVFTTAIYMAVFGGLIALGVLLFRKGLLGRLKSAFYSLCGMKYGMKFSFIDQEAMKKTYPYGVAIVAGAFVAFLSDGVML
- a CDS encoding Flp family type IVb pilin is translated as MKKFIKGLFLEEEGQGMAEYALVLGVIAVGVVAILGIFGNTIMDIFKDVTERIGGDTSGV
- a CDS encoding Flp family type IVb pilin is translated as MKKFIKGLFLEEEGQGMAEYALVLGVIAVGVVAILGIFGNTIMDIFKDVTERIGGDTSGV
- a CDS encoding Flp family type IVb pilin is translated as MKKFIKGLFLEEEGQGMAEYALVLGVIAVGVVAILGIFGNTIMDIFKDVTERIGGDTSGV
- a CDS encoding Flp family type IVb pilin is translated as MKKFIKGLFLEEEGQGMAEYALVLGVIAVGVVAILGIFGNTIMDIFKDVTERIGGDTSGV
- a CDS encoding DUF192 domain-containing protein, whose amino-acid sequence is MKVVNLSNENVLASDVKQAYSFLKRLKGLMFTKELGSGKAIHLKPCRSVHTFFMNYAIDVIYLGEGNKVVAINENLQPNKAGKHYKYARSVVELPVGTVSHSQTKVGDVLSINE
- a CDS encoding DUF421 domain-containing protein, whose product is MLQTLSDSAVVLGRVVTIFPLLLAFALFMGKRAIGEIPVFDFLVIITIANVVGADIADPEIQHIPTAFAIVTTALLQRLVAKLKLSNRKIGRLLTFEPTIIVYNGKILRENLRKNRYSIDNLLQMLREKNVFDVNDVHLAVLEASGGLSVLKKGDKETVTREDLQIKNKKMDIAYPVIVEGNIYSSVLKDLSLTESWLFEQLHARGIRDLQKIFYASINYEHDLHISLKDENPNQAPIIYH